The proteins below are encoded in one region of Lactuca sativa cultivar Salinas chromosome 3, Lsat_Salinas_v11, whole genome shotgun sequence:
- the LOC111920868 gene encoding uncharacterized protein LOC111920868, producing the protein MLKKFIQVEIKLPTNDVKCTCEHFNLFGTLCKHAFNILMKHGIKEIHEQYIENRWRKDVISRHYNFGRHVYDIGDSEINKSVNQAYYNFEACLEYVRKNKEKMDLFVKKTESMMKEYKNDPTNELQKKNRTDVEEVGKLMGITIPKDIDINVPNVQSNKGCGKKSRIQSVAEIAYKNSNKQTRRCSGCGERAPHNLHTCPIKLAAEQSSKDT; encoded by the exons ATGCTGAAAAAGTTTatacaa GTAGAAATAAAACTTCCAACCAATGATGTAAAATGTACTTGTGAACACTTCAACCTCTTTGGGACTTTGTGCAAACATGCATTCAACATACTCATGAAACATGGAATTAAGGAGATACATGAACAGTACATTGAGAATCGTTGGAGAAAGGATGTGATATCAAGGCATTATAATTTTGGTAGACATGTATATGATATAGGAGACAGTGAAATTAACAAATCTGTCAATCAAGCATACTACAACTTTGAAGCATGTTTGGAATACGtaagaaaaaataaagaaaaaatggatttgtttgttaagaaaacAGAAAGCATGATGAAGGAATATAAAAACGATCCTACAAATGAATTGCAGAAGAAGAATAGGACAGATGTTGAAGAGGTAGGAAAGCTCATGGGCATAACTATTCCAAAAGACATTGACATCaatgttccaaatgttcaaagcaATAAAGGATGCGGAAAGAAAAGTAGAATTCAAAGTGTAGCAGAAATAGCGTATAAAAATTCAAACAAGCAAACTAGAAGATGCTCAGGATGTGGAGAAAGGGCTCCTCATAACTTGCATACATGCCCAATCAAACTTGCAGCCGAACAATCATCAAAAGATACATAG
- the LOC128132719 gene encoding protein FAR1-RELATED SEQUENCE 5-like, which translates to MSNPKEIDKSIATDTIIAEINSSRNDKQIDSFSFTSEELQNTIRIEGESSNSTNESYCSNKIEESEYKPDVPIEFVPDLEVKMYTDYAEMAGSHTRLTSQSKYYSQIIKEKYVKCNRGGKDKPKPCDTLATSSIKRKPNSNKIITGCTTKIIFENVYGTTNYKVEKFFVLHNHPLESIEERPYTKKARKMSYSEKEFVVCASKAKIGPTMAHKIRAVLKGGYEYVGAKSLEKLYLLMQLLEQTSKLMYKMVFVPFTAVDHRKKSITVGAGLLSRETIESYEWLLKAFLRAHEGKAPKIVTGDIFKNKDFKKRFNKLVWNMHIKPDEFEKKWDLIINEFNLEDKRWFNDMFGLRDKLIPAYFNDIRMSQLMKTTSRLESMSSFFNTYSQSGNLLLHFMMNYDTTI; encoded by the exons atGTCGAATCCAAAAGAAATTGACAAGTCGATCGCAACTGATACTATTATAGCTGAAATCAATTCATCTCGTAACGACAAACAAATCGATTCATTTTCTTTCACTTCTGAAGAACTTCAAAATACGATTCGTATTGAAG GTGAAAGTTCAAATTCAACAAATGAATCATATTGCAGTAACAAAATTGAAGAATCTGAATATAAACCAGATGTCCCTATAGAATTTGTACCAGATTTGGAAGTAAAAATGTATACAGATTATGCAGAAATGGCAGGTTCTCATACAAGACTGACTAGCCAATCAAAATACTATAgccaaataataaaagaaaaatatgttaaATGCAATAGGGGTGGAAAGGATAAACCAAAACCTTGTGATACGTTGGCTACAAGTTCTATCAAGAGaaaaccaaattcaaacaagATAATTACTGGGTGTACAACAAAGATTATATTTGAAAATGTTTATGGAACAACAAATTACAAAGTTGAGAAATTCTTTGTATTGCACAACCACCCACTGGAAAGTATAGAGGAAAGACCTTATACGAAAAAGGCAAGAAAGATGTCATATTCTGAAAAAGAGTTTGTAGTATGTGCATCAAAAGCTAAAATTGGTCCGACAATGGCTCACAAAATACGAGCAGTTTTGAAAGGAGGATATGAATATGTAGGGGCGAAG AGTTTGGAGAAGTTATATCTTTTGATGCAACTTTTAGAACAAACAAGTAAGTTAAT GTATAAAATGGTATTTGTTCCATTCACAGCAGTTGACCACCGCAAGAAATCAATTACTGTTGGTGCTGGGTTGCTGAGTAGAGAGACAATTGAGTCGTATGAATGGTTGCTTAAAGCTTTTCTTAGAGCTCATGAAGGGAAAGCACCAAAAATT GTTACTGGCGATATATTTAAAAACAAAGACTTCAAGAAAAGATTTAACAAGCTTGTTTGGAACATGCATATCAAACCTGATGAGTTTGAAAAGAAGTGGGATTTGATTATTAATGAATTCAATCTAGAAGATAAAAGATGGTTCAATGATATGTTTGGATTACGTGACAAATTGATACCTGCATACTTCAATGACATAAGAATGTCTCAATTGATGAAAACCACTTCAAGATTAGAAAGCATGagctccttcttcaacacttactcTCAATCTGGAAATTTACTTTTACATTTCATGATGAACTATGACACAACAATTTAA